The proteins below come from a single Xiphophorus couchianus chromosome 20, X_couchianus-1.0, whole genome shotgun sequence genomic window:
- the gpr61l gene encoding probable G-protein coupled receptor — protein MMADMTGSMITSVTDPSVANSTNLTVPANVGVVTSSQSQIKDLFGLFCMVTLNLIALLANTGVMVAIARAPHLKKFAFVCHLCAVDLLCAILLMPLGIISSSPFFGTVVFTVLECQVYIFLNVFLICLSILTITAISLERYFYIVHPMRYEVKMTINLAIGVMVLIWVKSLVLALVTLFGWPAYGPQSSIAAAHCSLHATHSRLRRVFGVLFSVICFLAPVMVIFSVYCAVYKVARSAALQQVPAAPTWVNACPVKDRSDSINSQTTMIATTRTLPQRLSPERAFSGGKAAITLVFIVGQFLVCWLPYFIFHVQMSLTGSMQSPGDLEEAVTWLAYSSFAVNPFFYGLLNRQIRDELVKFRRCCLNQPSEVGASSQEASFQENFLQFIQRTTSTPERRSCYSNSSPTLNQERSPQDRILDEPE, from the exons ATGATGGCGGACATGACGGGGTCCATGATCACCTCTGTTACCGATCCTTCTGTTGCAAACTCCACCAATCTCACTGTCCCCGCCAATGTCGGCGTTGTCACAAGCTCCCAGTCACAGATCAAAGATCTTTTCGGGTTGTTCTGCATGGTGACGCTTAACCTCATCGCCCTGCTGGCCAACACCGGTGTGATGGTGGCCATAGCTCGCGCTCCTCACCTGAAAAAGTTTGCGTTCGTGTGTCACCTGTGTGCAGTAGATCTTCTGTGCGCCATCCTCCTGATGCCTTTGGGAATCATTTCCAGCTCTCCGTTCTTCGGCACGGTGGTGTTCACTGTTCTGGAGTGCCAGGTTTACATCTTCCtcaatgtttttctcatttgtctTTCCATCCTCACCATCACTGCCATCAGCTTGGAGCGTTACTTCTACATTGTGCACCCGATGCGTTACGAAGTCAAGATGACCATCAACCTTGCTATTGGTGTGATGGTGCTAATCTGGGTTAAATCGCTCGTCTTAGCTTTGGTCACTCTGTTTGGATGGCCGGCTTATGGACCTCAGAGCTCCATCGCAGCAGCTCACTGCTCTCTTCATGCTACCCATAGCCGCCTGAGAAGAGTATTTGGAGTGCTCTTCAGTGTGATTTGTTTCTTAGCTCCTGTAATGGTCATCTTTAGTGTTTACTGTGCTGTGTATAAGGTTGCTCGctcagcagctctgcagcaaGTCCCAGCTGCGCCAACATGGGTGAATGCATGCCCTGTTAAGGACCGCTCTGACTCCATCAACAGCCAGACAACCATGATTGCCACCACCCGCACTCTGCCTCAGAGACTGTCTCCAGAAAGAGCCTTCAGTGGAGGAAAAGCTGCAATAACTTTGGTGTTCATTGTGGGCCAATTCTTGGTTTGCTGGTTGCCCTACTTCATTTTCCATGTTCAAATGTCTCTAACCGGGTCCATGCAGAGCCCGGGGGATTTGGAGGAAGCCGTAACTTGGCTTGCTTATTCTTCTTTCGCAGTTAACCCATTCTTCTATGGCCTCTTAAACAGACAAATCAGAGATGAGTTGGTGAAATTTCGACGTTGCTGCTTGAACCAGCCCTCAGAGGTTGGAGCGTCCAGCCAGGAGGCTTCATTTCAGGAAAACTTCCTTCAGTTTATTCAGAGAACCACCAGCACACCTGAAAGACGCTCCTGCTACTCTAACTCCAGTCCCACATTAAACCAG gagAGAAGCCCTCAGGATAG gaTTTTGGATGAACCGGAGTGA
- the LOC114135819 gene encoding caveolin-2-like, with protein MDEDRLKSGELMEVKVDEGPDFTHRNSQSQIEDRDPNRVNSNLKVMFEDVIAEPPSVRSFDKVWLWSHALFEVSRLWGYRFISLVLAVPVSLTAGLLFAVLSCLHIWLIMPGVQLLLINMQWIQTVWASILNIFITPFYTSFGKCCGQIIIRLASADNR; from the exons ATGGATGAGGACAGACTGAAATCGGGGGAACTGATGGAAGTAAAGGTGGATGAGGGTCCGGATTTCACCCACCGTAATTCACAATCCCAGATTGAGGACAGGGATCCCAACAGAGTCAACAGCAATCTAAAG GTCATGTTTGAGGACGTGATTGCGGAGCCCCCTTCAGTTCGGAGCTTTGATAAAGTCTGGCTCTGGAGTCACGCCCTGTTTGAGGTGTCCAGACTGTGGGGCTACCGCTTCATCTCTCTGGTGCTGGCGGTGCCGGTGTCACTGACTGCAGGGCTGCTCTTTGCTGTTCTCAGTTGCCTCCACATCTG GCTGATCATGCCCGGCGTGCAGCTTCTTCTCATCAATATGCAGTGGATCCAGACTGTGTGGGCCAGCATactgaacatttttatcacGCCTTTCTATACCAGTTTTGGAAAGTGTTGTGGTCAAATTATTATCCGCCTGGCGAGTGCTGATAACAGATAG
- the parp3 gene encoding protein mono-ADP-ribosyltransferase PARP3, with translation MAPKRKAAKAVKAGGKKVKDEPKDAFTSTKEALLAAGSQVKAKRKVDEHCELFSSGEIHEDYDCMLNQTNIGNNNNKFYVIQVIKTGNSYYSWNRWGRVGEVGQSKLTQFPRPELALKDFERKFKDKTKNNWSDRMNFVSHPGKYTLIEVDGEQDAEVKVDTVDGKVSKNFLPCTLDGATQNLIKLIFSNDMFKEAMKCMNLDIKKMPLGKLSKGQIAKGFEVLEEIEAAMSQKDGRGRLEELSSKFFTAIPHNFGRNRPPAIDTKEIVEQKKEMLMVLADIELAQTLKSETEKAQDEMVETVPHPIDQDYMSLKCELSLLAKNTEMYKIIEKYMKSTTCTYSKPKILNVWEVDREKEGERFSENDSLENRRLLWHGTNIAVVAAILKSGLRIMPHSGGRVGSGIYFASENAKSIGYVRPSNNTGVMFLSEVALGKEFTITRDDCTLKKAPAGYHSVVARGLLEPDPSQDTIITLEGKKVTVPQGKAIEQPQYANSSFSNSEYLIYKESQCRLRYLLEMEMR, from the exons ATGGCCCCTAAGAGAAAAGCCGCTAAAGCTGTCAAAGCAGGTGGGAAAAAGGTGAAAGATGAACCCAAGGATGCCTTCACTTCTACAAAAGAGGCGCTTCTGGCTGCAGGATCACAGGTCAAAGCCAAAAGGAAGGTGGATGAGCACTGTGAACTTTTTTCATCCGGAGAG ATTCACGAGGACTACGACTGCATGCTCAACCAAACAAACAtaggaaacaacaacaacaagttTTATGTCATCCAAGTTATTAAAACAGGCAACTCATACTACTCATGGAACAGATGGGGACGAGTG GGGGAAGTGGGACAATCTAAACTGACTCAATTTCCTAGACCAGAGTTAGCCTTGAAGGACTTTGAGAGGAAGTTTAAGGACAAGACAAAGAACAACTGGAGTGACCGGATGAACTTTGTCTCTCATCCTGGGAAGTACACACTGATTGAGGTGGACGGAGAGCAGGATGCTGAGGTCAAG GTGGACACTGTTGATGGAAAAGTCTCAAAGAATTTCCTCCCATGCACTCTTGATGGCGCAACACAGAATCTTATTAAGCTCATTTTCAGCAACGACATGTTCAAGGAGGCAATGAAATGCATGAATTTAG acatCAAGAAGATGCCTTTGGGAAAACTCAGTAAGGGTCAAATAGCAAAAGGCTTTGAAGTTTTGGAGGAGATTGAAGCTGCTATGAGCCAAAAAGACGGAAGAGGACGCCTTGAAGAACTCTCATCAAAGTTCTTCACTGCAATTCCTCACAACTTTGGTAGAAACAGACCGCCAGCCATTGACACCAAAGAGATTGTTGAACAGAAGAAAGAGATGCTTAtg GTGCTGGCAGACATTGAGCTGGCCCAGACTCTGAAGTCAGAAACAGAGAAGGCTCAGGATGAGATGGTGGAGACGGTTCCTCATCCTATTGATCAAGACTACATGTCGCTGAAATGCGAGCTCTCCTTGCTGgccaaaaatacagaaatgtataaG ATCATCGAGAAATACATGAAGTCAACTACATGTACCTATAGTAAGCCAAAGATACTCAATGTTTGGGAAGTGGACCGAGAGAAAGAG GGAGAACGCTTCAGTGAGAATGACAGTCTAGAGAACCGTCGCCTGCTGTGGCATGGGACAAACATAGCGGTGGTGGCAGCTATCCTGAAGAGTGGTCTCAGGATCATGCCCCATTCAGGGGGCCGTGTTGGCAGCGGGATCTATTTTGCCTCTGAAAACGCAAAATCTATAGGTTATG TGCGTCCCTCAAACAACACTGGAGTGATGTTTCTGAGTGAGGTAGCTCTTGGCAAGGAGTTCACCATTACCAGAGATGACTGTACCTTAAAGAAGGCTCCTGCCGGTTATCACAGTGTGGTAGCACGAGGCCTTCTGGAACCAG acCCGTCTCAGGACACCATCATCACTCTTGAGGGCAAGAAGGTTACTGTTCCTCAGGGAAAAGCCATCGAACAGCCCCAATACGCCAACAGCAGCTTTAGCAACAGTGAATACCTGATCTACAAAGAGAGCCAGTGTCGCCTTCGCTACCTGCTTGAGATGGAAATGCGTTAA